In Sardina pilchardus chromosome 10, fSarPil1.1, whole genome shotgun sequence, one genomic interval encodes:
- the chrm2b gene encoding muscarinic acetylcholine receptor M2 isoform X1 has translation MVMEGFKDQSSPWADEMEAFNFTPTESLYANGTDLPSVSLGNIVEVVFIILGLGSLSLITIIGNILVIVSIKVNRNLQTVNNYFLFSLACADLIIGLFSMNLYTVYIVVGYWPLGPVVCDLWLALDYVMSNASVMNLLIISFDRYFCVTKPLTYPVNRTTKMAGMMIAAAWILSFILWAPAILFWQFIVGERTVQERQCYIQFFSNAVVTFGTAIAAFYVPVITMIVLYWHISKASKSRVRRASRRISSESQDNCQGGLTSGANQCRGKGSRGSDKAKKEPPMSPLDTGVEDATTGEDQETENESTSGSVLVSSNHKEEEANAVGKPGDGQPTLSPQLQPNPNRTRANWSKLTCIRSPSQPPSGDSYTPADTKVETSLVSQRMLKTTLRPPKSRKRRSVPSREKKVTRTIMAILVAFVATWTPYNVMVLVNTFCSTCIPASMWTFGYWLCYINSTVNPACYALCNITFKNTFKQLLLCRYKNIRTSK, from the exons ATGGTTATGGAG GGGTTCAAAGATCAATCTTCACCCTGGGCAGACGAAATGGAAGCCTTCAACTTCACTCCTACAGAATCCCTGTATGCAAACGGAACGGATTTGCCTTCAGTGAGCCTGGGCAACATTGTGGAGGTGGTCTTCATAATTCTAGGACTTGGGTCTTTGAGCTTGATTACAATTATTGGTAATATCTTGGTCATTGTCTCTATAAAAGTAAACAGGAATCTCCAAACAGTAAACAACTACTTCCTGTTTAGCCTGGCCTGTGCTGATTTGATAATTGGCCTGTTCTCCATGAACCTCTACACAGTCTACATTGTGGTTGGCTACTGGCCTCTTGGCCCTGTTGTTTGTGACCTGTGGTTGGCCCTTGACTATGTTATGAGCAATGCCTCAGTAATGAACCTGCTAATAATAAGCTTTGATCGGTATTTCTGTGTAACCAAACCACTCACTTACCCAGTCAACAGAACCACAAAAATGGCAGGCATGATGATAGCAGCAGCGTGGATACTCTCGTTCATATTATGGGCGCCAGCCATCCTTTTCTGGCAGTTCATTGTGGGTGAGCGGACAGTTCAAGAGCGTCAGTGCTACATTCAGTTTTTCTCCAATGCAGTGGTGACCTTTGGCACGGCCATCGCTGCATTCTATGTGCCGGTGATCACCATGATCGTGCTGTACTGGCACATCTCCAAGGCCAGCAAGAGTCGTGTGAGGAGAGCGAGCAGGAGGATTTCCAGTGAGAGTCAAGACAATTGTCAGGGCGGCCTCACCTCAGGAGCCAATCAGTGCCGAGGGAAAGGAAGCAGGGGCAGTGACAAGGCCAAGAAAGAGCCACCGATGTCTCCATTAGACACTGGTGTTGAGGATGCCACTACCGGAGAGGACCAGGAGACGGAGAACGAGTCCACATCGGGCAGTGTCCTTGTTTCATCCAATCACAAAGAGGAGGAGGCTAATGCTGTGGGGAAGCCTGGAGATGGCCAACCCACACTGTCCCCACAGTTACAGCCAAACCCCAACAGAACCAGAGCCAACTGGTCCAAACTCACCTGCATCAGGTCCCCATCCCAGCCACCGTCAGGAGACAGCTATACACCTGCTGACACAAAGGTGGAGACGAGTTTGGTTTCTCAGAGGATGCTAAAAACGACCCTCCGGCCACCCAAAAGTAGGAAGCGAAGAAGTGTACCGTCCCGTGAGAAGAAAGTCACGCGGACCATCATGGCTATTCTGGTGGCCTTTGTGGCCACTTGGACTCCATACAACGTGATGGTCCTCGTTAACACGTTCTGCAGCACCTGCATCCCAGCCTCCATGTGGACGTTTGGCTACTGGCTCTGCTACATTAACAGCACGGTCAACCCAGCCTGCTATGCTCTCTGCAACATCACATTCAAAAACACTTTCAAACAACTTTTGCTATGCCGATACAAAAATATCCGCACATCTAAATGA
- the chrm2b gene encoding muscarinic acetylcholine receptor M2 isoform X2, translating into MEAFNFTPTESLYANGTDLPSVSLGNIVEVVFIILGLGSLSLITIIGNILVIVSIKVNRNLQTVNNYFLFSLACADLIIGLFSMNLYTVYIVVGYWPLGPVVCDLWLALDYVMSNASVMNLLIISFDRYFCVTKPLTYPVNRTTKMAGMMIAAAWILSFILWAPAILFWQFIVGERTVQERQCYIQFFSNAVVTFGTAIAAFYVPVITMIVLYWHISKASKSRVRRASRRISSESQDNCQGGLTSGANQCRGKGSRGSDKAKKEPPMSPLDTGVEDATTGEDQETENESTSGSVLVSSNHKEEEANAVGKPGDGQPTLSPQLQPNPNRTRANWSKLTCIRSPSQPPSGDSYTPADTKVETSLVSQRMLKTTLRPPKSRKRRSVPSREKKVTRTIMAILVAFVATWTPYNVMVLVNTFCSTCIPASMWTFGYWLCYINSTVNPACYALCNITFKNTFKQLLLCRYKNIRTSK; encoded by the coding sequence ATGGAAGCCTTCAACTTCACTCCTACAGAATCCCTGTATGCAAACGGAACGGATTTGCCTTCAGTGAGCCTGGGCAACATTGTGGAGGTGGTCTTCATAATTCTAGGACTTGGGTCTTTGAGCTTGATTACAATTATTGGTAATATCTTGGTCATTGTCTCTATAAAAGTAAACAGGAATCTCCAAACAGTAAACAACTACTTCCTGTTTAGCCTGGCCTGTGCTGATTTGATAATTGGCCTGTTCTCCATGAACCTCTACACAGTCTACATTGTGGTTGGCTACTGGCCTCTTGGCCCTGTTGTTTGTGACCTGTGGTTGGCCCTTGACTATGTTATGAGCAATGCCTCAGTAATGAACCTGCTAATAATAAGCTTTGATCGGTATTTCTGTGTAACCAAACCACTCACTTACCCAGTCAACAGAACCACAAAAATGGCAGGCATGATGATAGCAGCAGCGTGGATACTCTCGTTCATATTATGGGCGCCAGCCATCCTTTTCTGGCAGTTCATTGTGGGTGAGCGGACAGTTCAAGAGCGTCAGTGCTACATTCAGTTTTTCTCCAATGCAGTGGTGACCTTTGGCACGGCCATCGCTGCATTCTATGTGCCGGTGATCACCATGATCGTGCTGTACTGGCACATCTCCAAGGCCAGCAAGAGTCGTGTGAGGAGAGCGAGCAGGAGGATTTCCAGTGAGAGTCAAGACAATTGTCAGGGCGGCCTCACCTCAGGAGCCAATCAGTGCCGAGGGAAAGGAAGCAGGGGCAGTGACAAGGCCAAGAAAGAGCCACCGATGTCTCCATTAGACACTGGTGTTGAGGATGCCACTACCGGAGAGGACCAGGAGACGGAGAACGAGTCCACATCGGGCAGTGTCCTTGTTTCATCCAATCACAAAGAGGAGGAGGCTAATGCTGTGGGGAAGCCTGGAGATGGCCAACCCACACTGTCCCCACAGTTACAGCCAAACCCCAACAGAACCAGAGCCAACTGGTCCAAACTCACCTGCATCAGGTCCCCATCCCAGCCACCGTCAGGAGACAGCTATACACCTGCTGACACAAAGGTGGAGACGAGTTTGGTTTCTCAGAGGATGCTAAAAACGACCCTCCGGCCACCCAAAAGTAGGAAGCGAAGAAGTGTACCGTCCCGTGAGAAGAAAGTCACGCGGACCATCATGGCTATTCTGGTGGCCTTTGTGGCCACTTGGACTCCATACAACGTGATGGTCCTCGTTAACACGTTCTGCAGCACCTGCATCCCAGCCTCCATGTGGACGTTTGGCTACTGGCTCTGCTACATTAACAGCACGGTCAACCCAGCCTGCTATGCTCTCTGCAACATCACATTCAAAAACACTTTCAAACAACTTTTGCTATGCCGATACAAAAATATCCGCACATCTAAATGA